Genomic DNA from Candidatus Kaiserbacteria bacterium:
CTTTGTTTCTGCTACTTTTCATCAGTGTTTTGTTGGTTCGTCACGTCTAGGTTCAACTAAAGTGTCATCATCTCCTCCGAAAATGCTTTCTGCTGCAGAAAAATCATATTCTTTTGTTTGTGCATTTTCAGTTGGTAGTTGGGCAAGTTTTTGTTTTTCAGTCATCTTAAATTCACCGTTCGCACGCTTTTGTTTTTCGGTCATTGCCCAAAGATTTGATTCAAAATGCCCCATAGTGTTATGTGCTAATAGTATGTTAAAAGTATAGCATTTTGCTATACTGTCCAGCATATGTTCCATAACAAAAGCATTTCTGTCGGGGTGTTGTATAGTAGTAGAACGTATCCATGTCGGGGACAAAAACAAAGTCGGGCTATAGTATACCGGTAGTACGCGTCCATGGGGTGGATGTAGACCGAGTTCGATTCTCGGTAGCCCGACTTTGTTTTTGTCGGGAAGTGTGGGGCACTTCCCATATAGACTAACAAAAACCGACGGCGCATTTGCCATCGGTTTTTGTTTAATGACAGCAGCTGTCTATTTTCTTTGCTAATTCGAAATCGGCACGAGTCAGTCCTTTTACATCGTGAGTAGTTAACTTTACTTTAATCTTATGATACGAAAGTTCAATTGTGGGGTGGTGCCCCATTACTTCTGCGTGTACTGCGATACGGGCAATGAGGGAGAGTCCTGCTACAAAAGACGCCGATTCAAAAGACTTTGAGAGTTCAGTACTCTTTGCATTGACTGTCCACTCTGAAATCTGCGATAGTTTTTTGACTACATCAGTACTTGAAAGTTTTTTTGGTTTTGTTGCCATGGATATACTCTAGTCTATCATTTATACCGACGCTGCATAGTAATTGCATCCTGAAGTAAGTGGGTAATAAAGTCCGTATATGATGCGCCCACCGCAGTGATTGCCTTAGGAAACGATGATTCCTTCGAAAGCCCTGGGAGTGTGTTGACCTCCAGAAAATAAATGCCATCGTCTGCAACAATAAAATCGGAACGTGAATACTGAGAAAGACCCAAAGTTTCGTGAACCAGTTGTGCAATGAACTCTAATTCATTTTTTGTTTGTCTATCAAATCGTGAAGGGCAATGCTGTTCTGCAAGGCCGCCCAGTTTTATTTCATGTGAAAAATAGTCTGCATTCGGAGGTAGGACAATTTCGACTGGGGGTAGTGCGTATACGCGCTTGTCTCGATATCTATCGATAATACCTGCGGTTGCTTCCCTGCCCGGAATTTTAACTTCGACCATCACTTCTTCGTATGTACTGAGTGCATCAGTGAGTGCCTGCTGCAAAAGGAGTGGATTCTTAACTGACATAGTGCCCACAGACGAGCCGGCGTTCAGGGGCTTTATGATGTAGTGCGGTCCAAAGGTATCCACTATTTTTTCTGCGACGCGACCAAGGTCACCGAGCGAATCTCTGGATACTTGAATGTGATGAGGCATCTTGATCCCCGAGTCTTTTAGAATATGCTTGGTCGTAGGCTTGTTCATGGCAAGTCCTGATGAAAAAGCTTTGCTACCCGTATATGGTACAGAATATCGATCTAAGAGGCGTTGCACGGTGCCGTCTTCTCCAAAGGTACCGTGAAGTGCATTAAATACTGCATCTACTCCACCAAGGATTTGTTCTGGGAGGCGCACGATGCCATCTACAATCCATTCGCCATTCTTAGCAATGACAATATCAAGAGGATCAAACTGCGCACGATCAATATGCTCGAGTACTGAAGCACCCGTCCACAATGAAGCCCGATATTCATCCCCAAATCCTCCACGTAAAATAGCAACACGTACTTTCCTCATGTGTATTTAGTGTACCACGCCACTTTGAAGCATCTCTGACATTACTCACAGCAAAATCAATTTCACCTATATTATTCTTTAGGGAAGTTCACTAAAGATCGGTTTCGTTGATATTTTTCCATACACGATGCCTACTCAAGTTTCCGTACACTCCTTCAAGTAAGTCTAAATCCTTGTTGCTATCGACGAGGAGTTGGACATTTTTATACGCGAGAGATTTTATAAGATGACTGCCTACTTCGTCCTGCATATACGTATCATACATATCCCTAAAAGCCTCAAAGTCCTTGATGAAACAATGTCCACCTGCACCACGCCCTGTTTGATGCACGGGCTCTGTATGACTCACTCCAATACGTGGATCATGAATAAAGGCATCCTTTACTCGAGTCCAGTCACCACCCATTTTTGTGACGAGGTCATAGAGCATATTCATGTAAATAACCTTTGTGAAAAGAAAACAGTTACCTGCATATTTCACAAACTCAGCATCCCGAGCGTGCAATATGCTTTCGTATGGAGCTTTCGGTAGCACCTCGAGCACTTGGTTTGCTTTTTCTGTATATGCTTCGTTTTCAAATGGTATACCGATGATATTTCTGTTTGGATGTGCAGCATCATACGCTGCTGTCTTCTCTACAAGAAATTCTGGGCTGTGCATGACATAAATATTTGAAAACTCTGTTTGCAGTATTTCTGTAGTACCGGGAAGAATAGTCGACTTTATAACTGCAATTTTTTCTTTTCCTACCAGATGAAGCACTCCACGCACTGTATCAATATTAAATCCATTTGGAGTTGTGGGAGTCGGCACGGCAATAAACACGATGTCGCAATCTGCTATAAAATCTCTGTTTCGTACATAAGGCTCCTCCAGGCCATAGCGCACGACCTGATACCCACGCTGTTCAAAATCATCAGCATAATTCCTTCCAATCCATCCTTGCCCGATAAATCCAACTTTCATATACATGCTAACTTACGAATACTATCAAAAGATACAGATTACAAAACCCCGACGTCTTGGCGCCGGGGTTTGAATTATATCTACTTCACTACTACCTTCCTGAGTGACGCAACAAGACGTGACTTCTTCCTGCTTGCAGTGTTGTCTTTGATGACGCCACGCTTTGCTGCTTTGTCTATTGCTTTGAATACGCTTGGGAGTAATGCTTCTGCTTCTGTTACTGCTCCTTTGGTTACATTGGTACGGAAGTCTTTGACGACGTCGTGGACGATAGTCTTTGTACGGATGTTAAACACGCGCTTATTTTGCGCTGCGCGGTGTGCTTTCTTTGCGTTACGTGTGATAGCCATATTGGGCGCTACTATACTGTATGGAGGGGGTTTTGGCAATGATTCTAATTCAGCATACGCTTATTGCATTGACAAGCCCCCACTCTTGTTTTGTCACAGGGTAACCCTGTGTCACAGGGTTACCCTGTGCAGGGTTGGTGAGGTGGGTTAGATTGGTTTTCGCTTTTTTCTGTGGAATGTGATGGCGAAGCGATGTGACTCAGCATTCGCAAGCAAAATGGCGTCCTTGTGCTCTGCAATCATATTTTTGGGGCCTATACAGTGGTGTGGCTTGTGATGTTCGTCTTTTACCACCCCAACCACAGGAATAACGCTCATATTGCCTTCAAGCACTCTGAGTGCCGCATTTCTTTGTGCTGTACTGCCATCT
This window encodes:
- a CDS encoding 4a-hydroxytetrahydrobiopterin dehydratase, with product MATKPKKLSSTDVVKKLSQISEWTVNAKSTELSKSFESASFVAGLSLIARIAVHAEVMGHHPTIELSYHKIKVKLTTHDVKGLTRADFELAKKIDSCCH
- a CDS encoding ATP-grasp domain-containing protein, coding for MRKVRVAILRGGFGDEYRASLWTGASVLEHIDRAQFDPLDIVIAKNGEWIVDGIVRLPEQILGGVDAVFNALHGTFGEDGTVQRLLDRYSVPYTGSKAFSSGLAMNKPTTKHILKDSGIKMPHHIQVSRDSLGDLGRVAEKIVDTFGPHYIIKPLNAGSSVGTMSVKNPLLLQQALTDALSTYEEVMVEVKIPGREATAGIIDRYRDKRVYALPPVEIVLPPNADYFSHEIKLGGLAEQHCPSRFDRQTKNELEFIAQLVHETLGLSQYSRSDFIVADDGIYFLEVNTLPGLSKESSFPKAITAVGASYTDFITHLLQDAITMQRRYK
- the rpsT gene encoding 30S ribosomal protein S20 encodes the protein MAITRNAKKAHRAAQNKRVFNIRTKTIVHDVVKDFRTNVTKGAVTEAEALLPSVFKAIDKAAKRGVIKDNTASRKKSRLVASLRKVVVK